A genomic stretch from Pontivivens ytuae includes:
- a CDS encoding DDE-type integrase/transposase/recombinase — MSDLYHLPEYAQRLAALCFIIDLLYLRVVGWSAQYNMATYQSLLTAAPRREPTDRVTVPSDHGSRFTSRAWQSCLRQNGLEPSLSQHGSCYDNAESFFQLLKRQRIRSRTYQTSDAAQPYFIEYFELF; from the coding sequence CTGAGTGACCTTTATCACCTACCTGAGTACGCACAAAGGCTGGCTGCACTCTGCTTCATAATCGACCTGCTCTATCTTCGCGTTGTGGGCTGGTCGGCGCAATATAATATGGCAACTTACCAGTCTCTTCTAACGGCTGCCCCGCGGCGCGAACCGACGGACCGGGTTACAGTGCCTTCAGACCACGGCTCACGGTTCACGAGCCGTGCATGGCAGTCTTGCCTCCGGCAAAACGGTCTCGAACCGAGCTTGAGCCAACACGGAAGCTGCTACGACAACGCCGAGAGCTTCTTCCAGCTGCTAAAGCGCCAACGCATTCGGTCCCGAACCTACCAGACCAGCGATGCTGCCCAGCCTTATTTCATCGAGTACTTCGAGTTGTTCTAA